The Cucurbita pepo subsp. pepo cultivar mu-cu-16 chromosome LG05, ASM280686v2, whole genome shotgun sequence nucleotide sequence CTCAAATGAAATCTCTCATCAACCTCCCAACTTCTAACTCAAATCTGAATCTTTAACGCAAAGAAAATGAGTTGAAATCTACTAgtcccaatccaccccattcggAGCcggcgtccttgctagcacaccgcctcgtgtccaccccctttctcgtccaatgtctagctctaatatcacttataacagcccaagctcaacgctagtagatattgttctctttgggctttcccttttgggtttcccttcaaggtttttaaaacgtatctgctagggagaggtttccacacccatataaagaatgtttcgttctcctccccaaccgatgtgggatctcacaatccacccccttcagggcccaacatTCTCACcagcactcattcccttctccaatcaatgtaggGCAccctaatccaccccctttggagctcaACCTCCTTGCTAGTACATCATCCCGTgtatgactctaatatcatttctaacagcccaagctcaccgctagagatattgttctctttgggcttcccctcaaggtttttaaaacgcatttaatagggagaggtttccacacccttaaaaaaatgtttcgttctcctccccaaccgatgtgggatctcacaatccaccccctttaggacCCAGAgtcttcgttggcactcgttctcttctcaaatcgatgtgagaccccccaatccacccccttcggggacccagtgtccttgctagcaTACCTCCTCGTGTCAacccctttggggcttagcctcctcacGGGTACATCGCCCggttggctctaataccatttgtaacagcccaagctcaccgctagagatattgttctctttgggctttcctttctgggCTTCCCCACAAGTTTTTATAACGCATATGCtaaaaagaggtttccacaccattacaaagaatgtttcgttctcctccccaatcgatgtatGATCTCACGGAAAATAATCAACAAGGAAAAGGAAACGGCCGAGCCTTCGTAAAAGCTTACCTTGACTGAACATCCTCCTTGCCTCTCAATCTCTTCATAACAGAAGATATGCCTGCATTAACACCGGTCATCACGGCGAAGTTGCGAGCTTGCACCAAGGGACCTCCAGCAAGAGCCTACAATTCATAAGAAAACTACAAGAATCAGCTCCCCCAAATTCCACTTTTGTTCATAAAACTACAGAATTTCAACAAATAAGACAGTTTTCACATTTCAatcaggaaaaaaaattataaaatcaaacaacGAATAGGGGGAACCAAAATAGGACCTGAGCCTGCTTGAAAGAGGCCATGGCTTGAGGGTTGAGGCCGGCTTGAGGAGTGGGCAGAGACGAAGAAACGTCGTTGGTGAGAACGCCCATAAAGCCACCAATAGCAGCGCCCTGTGCAGCGCTGGTGGCGGTGACAACAGCGGCCTCAACGGGAAGAGACTGCTTGGCCAACCATGTTCTGAACCCATTTTCAAGTTCCTTGAAACGAGCCTGAACCTGCTCCAATGGGTTCTGTGGAGGGCTCAATTTAACAACCACTCCCTGCTTCCCCTGCTCCATCAATGATAAGCCAATTGGAGCCTTAATTTCTTCTCCGTTGCCTCCTCTATCGTCCGGCGACAGTTCAGTTTCGCAGAAAATTGAGGCTTCGAGCCGGATCCAGAGAGCGGTGGATGGATAACAAATATGTATTACTTTTGTTCTTATTCAGCTTTAGAATCCCAAGCCTGccctaatttaatattatatatttatacatgtatgtatgtatatatatatatatatacatatatatatatatatatatatatacatatgtgcatatatgtgtatatgtaGTATGTGATATATTCACACAAAAGGTCAAAAAGGTTATTTTTTGTTCgagaagaaattaagaaattaccttttcaattatatatatacatacatataca carries:
- the LOC111796261 gene encoding uncharacterized protein LOC111796261 gives rise to the protein MEQGKQGVVVKLSPPQNPLEQVQARFKELENGFRTWLAKQSLPVEAAVVTATSAAQGAAIGGFMGVLTNDVSSSLPTPQAGLNPQAMASFKQAQALAGGPLVQARNFAVMTGVNAGISSVMKRLRGKEDVQSSMVAAFGSGAMFSLVSGMGGPNQVANAVTSGLFFSLVQGGLFKLGEKYSKPPAEDVFYAKTRSMLSNLGLASYEKNFKKGLLTDSTLPLLTDSALRDVKIPPGPRLLILDHIQRNAELRER